The following is a genomic window from Sutcliffiella horikoshii.
CAGTTCGCTGTCTTTCCATTCTTTTTTGGAATGCATGGATAATTCGGTCATGTCACGTCCAACGTACATAGCTTTCTGCCTCCTTTATGGCAATGTATATGCTGTTATTGTTTGATGAATCAATAAGCCTTATACTGAAAGATATTATATATAGTTTCCATACATAAAGGAGTAGAGAAAATGACAAATAAAGTAGCATTAGTAACGGGAAGCAGTCGTGGTATCGGCAAGAAAATTGCGTTGGAGCTGGCTAAGGACGGCTATAACATTGTCATCAACTATAATCGCAGTAAAACAGCGGCACAAGAAACAGCAGCCGAAATCGAAGCGCTCGGTGTGAAGGCATTGACTGTGAAGGCGAATGTAGGACAGCCGGAAAAGATTAAAGAGATGTTTGTGAAAATTGATGAAGAGTTCGGACGCCTTGATTTATTGGTGAGCAACGCCGCATCAGGTGTGCTGCGCCACGTGATGGAACTTGAGGAGTCTCATTGGGATTGGACGATGAATATCAATTCCAAGGCGTTATTGTTTTTAGCGCAGGAGGCTGCGAAAAGAATGGAGAAGGTAGGCGGCGGAAAGATTGTCAGCATTAGTTCGTTGGGATCTATCCGTTATTTGAAAAATTACACGACTGTCGGAGTTTCCAAGGCTGCAATCGAAGCATTGACTCGTTATCTAGCGGTCGAGCTGGCAGATAAAAATATCGTTGTAAATGCAGTTTCCGGTGGAGCGGTGGATACAGATGCATTGAAACACTTCCCAAATAGAGAAGAGTTGCTTGAGGATGCAAAGAATAATACACCTGCTGGACGTATGGTAGAGCCTGATGACCTTGTGAATACGGTGCTATTTTTACTATCTGACCAGGCCAGCATGATTCGAGGACAGACGATTATCGTTGATGGCGGCCGTTCTTTACTGGTCTAAAATATACAGAAAATATTTTTTTATTTTTTGTCATAGTTTCCTTTCGAAATGGTTATCTTAAATTTCGTGGAGGTGATAAACAATGGCAAACAACAACCAACAAAACCAAGCAGGTAAAACAGCTTCTGGTACAAGCGTACAACACGTGAAACAACAAAATGCTCAACAAAACCAACAACAACAATACGGTGCTGAGTATGCGAGCGAAACTAGCGCGCAACACGTGAAACAACAAAACGCTCAATCTGCAGCGAAAAAGAACCAACAAAACCAACAACAACAATAATTAAGCAATAACACGAAGCACTCCTTATCAAACCGATAGGGAGTGCTTCTTCGTTGTGGAGGGCGAAAATCCTTGTGGGGTCTGACCCCTTTTCGTTCGCCAAATTTAGACAAACTCTTCTGAGGTTGCTGCCTTCGACGTTAGGGTTGATTTTCCTGTAGGGGTCTGACCCCTTTTGCAAATTTTTTTGCTCGACAAAACTTCCCTTAGCTCAACATATGTAGTCAAAGGGTTTGGAAGGGTGGGGGAGAATGTTATGGGTAGAGGGTATGGTATTTGGTAAGGAGGAGGATTTTGTGGTGGATAGGTTTGATGTGGCGGTGGCAGAGCAGTTGAAGACGATGGATAGGCTTTTGTTACTTCAAGGGGAGATTGAACGGAACGAAAAGGCGATAGAGCAGTTGGAACAGTTGAAGGAAGAAGCAGAAAAGCTGAGAAAGTTGAAAGAGGATATAGAAAAAATGAAAGAGGAATTGGCGGAAATTCAATTAATTTTTGAAACACAAACAGAAGAGGCAATTAAATCTTTTCATTTGCAAGAGTCTATCTAAACGAATATTTTCTTATTAAATCAGAGCTTAATTAGAACGGTGGAGCTATCTTCTTTTCATAAAGATGGCTCTTTTGTTTTAAAATCTCACGGGAACCGTTATAATAGTAGAAAATGGTTTGCTTTTAGCTGAGAAGTGCGGGCATAAAATAGAAAGAAGGGGAAGAGGAATGGGTTGTCCCAAAGAAGGTGAAACAATACAAATACATAGCTATAAGCACAATGGTCACATTCATAGAGTATGGGATGAAACGACTGTGCTTAAGGGGACGCAAAACCTTGTTATTGGTGGAAACGACAAAACCATTGTGACAGAGTCGGACGGTAGAACCTGGGTCACAAGAGAACCAGCGATTTGTTATTTTCATGGAAAGCATTGGTTCAATATCATCGGCATGATCAGAGAAGATGGAGTGTACTATTATTGCAACATCAGTTCACCCTTTATAGCGGATGATGAAGCGTTGAAATACATAGATTATGACTTGGATATAAAAGTATTCCCGGACATGACGTTTATTTTATTGGATGAAGATGAGTACGAGAAACACCGTAAAGAGATGAACTACCCAGAAGTAATTGATAAAATCTTGAAGAGTAATGTTCAAACGTTGATCTCATGGATCAGGCAGCGAAAAGGTCCGTTTGCTCCCGACTTTATTGATTTGTGGTACGAGCGATACCTCACTTACCGAGGATAGGTTCATCCAAAAGGCAACTGGTAACTTGATATGCCAGGCCTTTTTTGTTTTATGGCGAGTTAAAGCACCCTTTAAGTAATGAGTGTTCTCTAGCTGTTGATTGGAGCACAGGGCGAAGACTCCTGAGGGAGATAGCGGTAGCTTGAGACCCCTGAAGCGTTGTGAGGAGGCTCAAGCACCGCCCCTAGGAAAGCGAAGCCCAGTGCGGAAATCAACAGCGGCGTATTTAAGAAATACATACATGTTTCAAATTGAAAAGCGGAAGCTAAATAGAAAGTTAGCAGTCATCATTTGGGAGGAAGTCAATTGGATAGTATAAAACGGTACATGCAATTTGTGAAACCATACCGGTGGCAAATTGTCGGTACCATCCTTATAGGTATGCTGAAATTCGGGTTGCCATTATTAATTCCTTTATTATTGAAATACGTCGTAGATGATATTTTACTTGCCGACGGTCGGTCAGCAGAGGAGAAAACGAACGAGCTGCTCATGATCATGGGGGCAATCTTTGTGACCTTTTTGGTGTTAAGACCGCCAATCGAGTACTACAGACAATATTTTGCACAATGGACAGGCAGCAAGGTGCTATATGATTTAAGGGACAAGTTGTTCGATCATATTCAAAGGCTAAGCTTGCGTTTTTATGCCAACAACCGGGCAGGGGAAGTAATTTCAAGGGTCATCCATGATGTGGAACAGACCAAGAATTTTGTCATCACCGGTTTGATGAACTTTTGGCTCGACCTTGCGACCATATTAATTGTCATCATCATTATGTTCCAAGTGGATATCACGTTGACACTTGTGTCTATCATGTTGTTCCCGTTCTATGGATTCTCGATTAAATACTTTTACAGTCGTCTGCGTCACCTCACAAGGGTGCGTTCACAGGCCCTTGCAGAGGTACAAGGGCATTTGCATGAAAGAGTCCAGGGAATGCCTGTCATCCAAAGTATGGCGATTGAGGACTACGAGCAAGAGCAGTTTAAAAAACAGAACACAAACTTTCTGCAAAAAGCATTGGATCACACTAGCTGGAATGCAAAGACTTTTGCAGTAGTGAATACCATAACGGATATTGCGCCGCTTCTAGTAATCGGCTACGCGGGCTATCAGGTTATAAATCAGGGACTGACGGTAGGGGAAATGGTCATGTTTGTAGCTTATATTGACCGCCTTTACAATCCTTTGCGCCGATTGATTAACTCTTCGACAACATTGACGCAATCCATTGCATCCATGGACAGAGTGTTTGAATTTGTGGATGAAAAATATGATATTACTGATAAGCCGAATGCGGTGGAATGTAAGACAGCACGCGGTGAAGTGAGCTTTGAAAATGTTTCTTTTAAATATGAAAAAAATGAAGAGTATGTTTTGAAGAACCTGTCGTTGCAAGTAAGGGAAGGAGAAACCATTGCCCTAGTCGGGATGAGCGGTGGTGGAAAGTCGACCTTGGTAAGCTTGTTGCCGCGGTTCTATGATGTAACAGAAGGTAAAATCAAGCTCGATGGAGTGGACATTCGCGATGTTACCGTTCAGTCGTTACGGAAACAAATCGGGATTGTACTTCAGGACAGCATTTTGTTCAGTGATACCGTTCGTGATAATATTGCCCTTGGAAAACCGGAGGCAACAATGGATGAGATTATTGAAGCGGCCAAAGCGGCCAATGCTCATGAATTTATCTCGAACTTGCCGGAGGGCTACGAAACGAAGGTGGGAGAGCGCGGTGTGAAGCTTTCCGGTGGACAGAAACAGCGTGTGGCCATCGCGCGTGTATTCTTAAAAAATCCGCCAATCCTTGTCATGGATGAAGCAACATCTGCACTTGATCTTGAGAGTGAACATTTGATTCAGGAGTCGCTAGAGCGTTTGGCTGCCAACCGGACAACTTTTGTTGTTGCCCACCGCCTGTCCACCATCACCCATGCGAGCCGCATTGTGCTGCTTGAGCACGGTGAGATTGTGGAAGTCGGTTCGCATGAAGAATTAATGAGGAAAAAAGGACACTATTATAATTTGTTTACGATACAAGAGATAAGTTAATTTTTGAGAGCCAACCTTTAGCAGATCTGCTGGAGGTTGGTTTTTTATTTTTGGGAGAGGTTTTGTTGTGCGAGATTTCCACCACGTTTTTGAGGGTTCTACCATTTAGAGGCGACCTTCTACCACTTTAGTGGTAATGTTCTACCGTTCACAGCCGACCTTCTACATTTCCCTGATTACCTTCTACATTTCCCAAGCCACCTTCGACAATTAAGCAATTTTCCCCATAAAAAAACACCTCCCTGCCTTCTAAAAAGCAGGAAAGTGTCCTATTCTTCTTCATTCGCTCCAATTTCAAACTCATTATCATCCACATGGTATTTTTGGAAGCTGTCAATCAACTTGTCTAAATGCTCCAATTGGTCGCTATAATCAATAATCTTGGATACGAGCGGGAAAAGGTGGTACCAGACTTCTACGTCGCCTTCGTATTCACACCAGTTGTCTTTATGGACCATAAACTCATCAATAAATTGCTGTTTGTTAAAGCGTTCTTCTTCATACATTTCTGAAGTGTTGTGCTGCTTTATTTTCCCTACGAATTTTAACAAGATCTGTTCGTGCAGGTTAACCAAGTGGTCCAACTCAGCTTTAATGTAATGTTGATACTCAACCGGCATGTGGTGCAGTTCGTTTTCTAACCGGTGTAGCATTTTCAAAGTATACAATGCGCGGTTACTGGTAACAATCAGCTGTCTGAAAATAACCAGTTTGCGTGCTTTTGAACTTGATTTTTTCAGAGTAGGGAAGTATGTCCGTTCTTCCTTATATAGCATGAAAAGTTGTTCAAGCTTCAGCACTCGCTGGTGCAGCATCTCAATATCTGTTTTTAAGAGATGATGTTCCGTACCATGACGCATGTTGATTCGGATCCACTTTAAAATGTCTTCTGTCGTTAATTTCACCTTGTAATAAAGTCTTGTTTCGTACTTCGGAGGTAAAAAGATCAGGTTGACTAGAAATGCACATAGGATACCGATCATGACGGTGGAAAAACGTATCAGGGCAAATTCAAAAAAGTTTTCCCCGGGACTTTCCATAATCGCGATGACGGTCACAAGTGCTAATGGGATTGTATTTTCAATTTTAAGTTTTAAGTTGATTCCAATGACAAAGATGGCGGTCAAACCAATGATAAAAGGGTCATGTCCGAATAGTAAGGAAAAGATGATGGCTAAGATTGCCCCAATCAGGTTTGCCTGAACGTGCTCGATAATGGATTGATACGATTTATAGATGGATGGTTGGATAGCAAAGATCGCTGCGATTCCTGCAAAGAAGGGCGTGGGGACGTTGAGCCACTGTGCCACAAACAAAGCAAGGGTGATCGCGATACCGGTCTTGACTATACGGGCACCAAGTTTCATTTTAAAATAAGTCCTTTCTTGTCTTTCCGAATTTTATAGCCTGTTCTTACAAAAGTTAAACACTTAATAGTATATGTCGGAAGCGTGGTAATCATGTTATTCGATATTGTACTATACACGGTTTCCTTAAGTAGCGCAAGCGGAAATATGACAGAAAAAAGCCCGCAAATCGAACTTTGCAGGACTTTCTAATTTTAGAATTCGCTCTTACTTTGTTGATTTCCGTTCCAGGCGCTTCGCTTGCCTGCGGGCGGTCCGTGAGCCTCCTCGGCTTTCGCCTGTGGGGTCTCACCTGTCCCTTCCTCCCGCGGGCGTCTGCGCGCCTTTCACTGCAATCAACAAGGTTACTACAACTCACTAAGCTTTTTTCTAGAAAAAAAGCCCGCAAATTGAAGTTTGCGGGCTGTAGTAAAGAGATTAATCATTCTGTGGATACTGCTGGGTCTGCCTGTTCTTTGACAGGATTGACTTGCAGGAAGAAGTCTGCCGGGTTGTCGAGCATTTGCTTGATTTCTGCGGCTTCTTCTAGTTGGTGTTGATCTAGCAGTGATTGATGATAGATGGAAAGCAATTCCTCAACATCTTTCAAACCAGCTGCATTCAATGGTTCGATATTCACTTTTGCACCTTTTGCGATACGGCGTTGAAGTGCTTCTTTCGTCAAGCCCATTTCTGGCTGGTGGCGAAGGTAGACGGCTCCACCTGTCATACCTGCGCAGATCCATGGGCCAGGGTCACCAAGGACAAGGCCGCGGCCATTTGTCATATATTCAAACGCAAAGCCTTTAATATTGGCGTTGACTCCAAGGTTACCATGTTCAACAGCTGGGATAGGAGTGGTAACTTTCCCGCCGATGATCATGTCAGCTCCGGATAGACGGATCCCTGCGCGGGCATCGGCGTTTCCTTGAACAACAAGTGCACCTTTTTGTGCGCCGTAGCCAAAGCCTTTTCCGACAGAACCGTTATAGAACTTTCCGTCTTTTCCTTTATATTTGAAGACGAAGATGCTACCGCCGAATGCCGTTTTTCCGATACCATCCTGTGCGCCACCCTCAACTTTAATGTTGATACCGGTGGAGTTGTAGGCGCCAAGTCCGTTACCAGGAATAGAGCCTTTGTTGTAGCGAAGTTCCACTTCAGGAAGCTCCAGGTATGAGCCATCCAAACGTCCTCGTACACGGTGGCAGGAAACTCGGCTACCAAGGACACGTTGTTCTGCTGTTACCGCATCAAATTGACGGGATTCATGCAGGTCGCTTTCTTGGTAATCCAGATACTCTGCACCAGCTGCAACAAGAAGCTTTTCTTTTTCCATGCTTGCCGCCACTTCTTTTTGTGCAAGCTGCGGTACGTCTAACGTATGAAGCAAGTTGGAAAGGTCCAGTGATTCCAAGCCGCGCGTCTGTTCAAGAAGATCAGAGCGACCGACGATTTCTTGCAGGTTGTCAAAGCCTAAAGAAGCGGTTAATGCTTTCAGTTCTTCACCAAAAGCAGTGAACAGGTTCATCAAGCCTTGTACGGCAAGATCTGATTGTCTAGGAACAAAGCGGCGCAGGCCGTGATCTTTTGCTTGTGCTTCGGATTCGATTTGCGTTGCGATTCCAACGTGACATGTATCCAAGTGACAGCCGCGGCATGTTGTACAACCGATGGCGATCATGGACAGAGTTCCGAATCCAATGCGGTTCGCCCCTAAAAGCATAACCTTCATGCAATCCAGTGCGCTCTTGATTCCGCCGTCCGCCCATATTTCCACTTTGTTGCGGAGACCGGATTCAATCAACGCGTTATGCGCAGCTTTCACACCAATTTCAACAGGTAAGCCTACATATTGAAGAGCATGGATTCTTGCTGCCCCTGTACCGCCGTCAAAACCACTGATGGTAATGATGTCGGCACCAGCTTTTGCGATTCCGACTGCAATCGTTCCGATATTAGGAACAACCGGTACTTTCACGGCAACCTTCGCCTGGTCGTTGGCTGTTTTTAGCTCGGCAATCATTTGCGCTAAGTCTTCAATAGAGTAGATGTCATGGTTATTGGATGGTGAGATTAAATCTGATCCAATTGTTGCATTACGTGCTTCGGCGATTTTAGCTGTAACCTTAGATCCAGGTAGATGTCCACCTTCACCAGGCTTTGCTCCTTGCCCAATCTTGATTTCCAATAGGTTGGAGGAGTTAAGCAGCTCGGCATTTACTCCAAAACGTCCGGAGGCAACTTGTTGACCGCGCGTTTTTGGATATTTTCCAAGCATATCTTTGATCTCGCCGCCCTCACCATTCAGGCTGACCATGTTCAGTTTATCTGCAGCTTCCGCATAAGCTCTGAACGCAATCTCGTTTTGAGAACCGAAGGACATGGAAGCGATAACGAATGGCAAATCATGTGCGCCAACCCCGATATTCACTTTTTCTTTTGCAGGTTGTTTGCCGGCGACCTTCAAGTCAGTCAAATGACGGATGGTGATAGGGTTTTTCGTTTCTTGTTCATCCAGTTTTTCACGATAGTCATCGTATGTTCCGTTCTTCGCCACGTCCCCAATTGCTTTCCAGATACGAGGGAAGAGATGGAACGATTTGCCTGGACGCGCCTTTTCATCTTCAAAGTCCACTGCACGATCTGCAGCATCCTCTTTTAATTTTGTAAAATTAAAGCCAAGTTTATCAGAGCCAAGGAAATTGACGATTCCAAGGGCATCCTCGACTTCTTTATGAAGTCCGATTGCCGAGAACAAGCGACCGTATCCTCGTAATTCATGAATTCCGATGGTAGAGATTACTTTTTCCATTCCTTTAGTCAGTGCCCCGAAAAGGTTCACAACAGGCTTTGTAGTGTCATCACTCACCGTACCAAACAACAGGTATGGACTGATGGCATTTGCCCCAAGTCCGATTGCCACCATCACATCATGAAGGGAACGAATGGCACCGGAACGAAGCATTAGTGCACATTTACGACGATACTGATGCTGGACAAGCTCTTCGTTAATGGCTGCCGTCACAAGATGCGGATCCATCCAAAGCTGGCCATCTTTATGTGCTTGGGCATCATCAATGATCAATAAAGTTTTGCCGTCTTTTACAGCTTCTACCGCTTCCGCTTTTAAGCGGTCCAATGCAGACGTGATATCTTCATCCGAACCACAGGTAGCATTTACGTAATAGGTCAGCCCTTGTGTGTGGAACTGGTTTACTACTTGGTCGTAAGAAGGCTGCCCCATTTCTGCGGCGCAATCCATGCCAACCTGGCCTTCTACTAATAATGGAGAAAGAAGTTCCATTGTGTAGCCATTTGGTACTTCGTCTTCTTTTTGCAGGGCAGGACGGGATCCAAGAACCGTTCTTGTGGAAAAGTGTTCTGTCTCGCGGTCACGGTCAATTGCCGGATTCGTTACGACCGCTACGCTTTCTTTTATAAAATCGGCGATATTGTTGCGGCCTGGATTCATGGCAGCAAGCGGTACGTCATGACCAAGGGAACGGATAGGTTCGGCACCTTTTTCCGCCATCTGTTCGATCAACTGGATATGCTCACGGTCCCAACCGAAAGCTGCGTAATGTCCGTTATGCACTTTTGCAAGTGGAGCAGTAGAAACATAGCTATCAAGTTTTGGTGCATTCAGGCGTTCAGCGAATCCTTCCAAAGCAAATTTCTTGTTCATACGCTGATAGACTTCTTCCTGATACGCATGATAGTCATACACTTTAATTGTATCGCCATCCCATTTCATCCCAACTTTTTCACCAGGAGAGAAAGGCTTCGGCTCTGCCGTGTATTCCGTTGTCGGAATGATACCAGGTTCTGATGAAAAATAATACGAAGTTTCTGTCTGAAGCATCCAAACTGGACGCAAGCCAAGGGCATCTAGACTAAATACCGCTTCGTCTTTATTGCGGGAGATGATACCTGCAGGACCTTGTGCAAAATGGCCCCATGTTTCACGCACATATGTGTAAAGGTCCTGTAAATGAGCAGGATAGCTTTTAATTTCATTGACAATCGGCGGGAAGACGATATCAAGCGCTTCAAATAGTGTGAATCCGTCGCGTGAAATCAGTGTATCGATTGTTCTGTTCAAGTCCTGAGAGTCACTTCCGCCATTTGTCAACGGCACGCCAATCATCGTTGCTTCATCGCGTAGCTTTGCGATCGTATTGATCTCACCGTTATGACCTAGGACGCTAAATGGTTGCACGCGAAAAAAGTTAGATAGTGTATTGGTAGAATAGCGGTTATGTCCAAGCGTCATAGTAGATGCTACAAGCGGGTTTGCCAGGTCATGATAGAATTTTGGCAAAATATCGCCGGCACCCATTACTTTGTAAACGGCATGATAGTTGGATAGGGACGCAACATGTACGTCATCATTTTTTTCGATCTCAATGGCAGCATGAAATAACTGCGCTTGCGTGCAATCTTCTTTTTCTGAAACTAAAGCAATCTGCCAGAACACCGGGTCTTGAATGATGGCAATCGGTCCTAATGCTTCAGAAGATGTAACCGTGTCAGATGCAAAAACTAGTTTAAGAGATTCTTTTTCTAAAATACTTATAATCTCTTTTTTCACCTGGTCCACATCTACATGGTGATTAATGAAGAAGTGACCGACTACGAAGTCTTCGCGGTTTACAAGAGAAGCGTCCTGATCAGCTTTCTCTAACTTTTCCTTCCAGAGTGCGCGGGGGATATCGATATGAATACCGACACCATCACCTTCACCGTTAATGAAACCTGCACGGTGATTCATTTTGACAAGAGCATCTATACAGTCATCAATATTTTTCTTTGTTGGGATTCTTTTCTTTTCAATAGCGGATACAATACCACATGCATCGTGTTCTGCGTTGTGAAAATCTTTAAATGTACTTGGACTCCAATTTTTCATATGGATTGGCTGTTAACTAGGGATATAAGTGGGGACCCTAACTAGCCATTCACCTCCTGTGGTTTGATAGTTTGATAAGAAAAACCTGTGCAGTTAAATAGTAGTAGCTATACGTTCTGCGTGAGGTAAGCTCGGCGGTTTTCTTATAAATAGGTAAAAAGTGAGGAAAAATAAATAAGGGAATTTTCAGACTTTAAATTATATACTAACATTTCAAACAATAAAAATCAATTTTTTATGCAAAAAAGTGAAGAGGTCATACAAGTGGAGGGGGAGAAAAAGTGTTTATTTGTAAGCGTTTTCAAGGTTTGGTTTAGAAAAAGACAGCGCATATGTGTACACGCTGTCTTGTATATTTATGCATTCGCTAATTCTTTGAATGCGTGCTTAACTGCATCTAGTGTCACTCTTACATCTTCTTCGGTATGTTCGGTTGTCACAAACCATGCTTCGTATTTAGAAGGGGCAAGGTTGATTCCTTGATTCAGCATCAGTTTGAAAAACTTAGCAAACTGTTCGCCATCTGTATTTTCCGCCTGTTCATAGTTGACTACTGTTTCATCCGTAAAGTAGATGGTAAGTGCTCCTTTGAGGCGGTTGATGGTAATGGTAATTCCGTACTTTTCTGCTCTTTCCAGAATGCCTTCTTCCAGCAAGCGGCCGATATGATCAAGATGTTCGTAGACTCCTTCTTTTTGGAGAACTTCCAAGCAGGCAATTCCTGATAAAATGGATGCCGGGTTACCTGCCATGGTTCCTGCCTGATATGCAGGGCCAAGTGGTGCAACTTTCTCCATAATCTCTGCGCGGCCGCCGTATGCACCAATCGGAAGTCCGCCGCCGATGATTTTTCCTAGCGCCGTCAGGTCAGGTGTGATTCCAAGCATGTCCTGTGCTCCGCCATACATAAAGCGGAATGCTGTAATAACTTCATCATAGATAACTAGAGCCCCAGCTTCATGACTGATGTCGTTAACTGCTTGAAGGAAGCCAGGTTTCGGTTCCACGATACCAAAGTTACCGACGATTGGCTCTACAAGTACGCCCGCAATCTGGTCGCCCCATTTTTCCATGGCTTCACGGAACGGTTCGATATCGTTGAAAGGAACCGTGATGACTTCATTGGCAATGCTCTTTGGTACTCCCGCGGAATCTGGTGTACCAAGTGTTGCCGGACCAGATCCTGCTGCAACTAGAACAAGATCCGAATGTCCATGATAGCAGCCGGCAAACTTGATAATTTTGTCGCGACCTGTGTAGGCACGTGCCACGCGGATGGTCGTCATTACTGCTTCCGTACCGGAGTTGACGAAACGAACCTTGTCCATTCCAGGCATCGCTTCTTTGAGCATTTTCGCGAATTTCACTTCATGGGGAGTTGGCGTTCCGTATAGGACCCCAGTTTGTGCCGCTTTTGTAATGGCTTCTGTTATATGAGGATGGGCATGGCCAGTGATGATCGGGCCGTATGCTGCCAGATAGTCGATGTATTTGTTGCCGTCCACATCCCAGAAATAAGCTCCTTCAGCGCGTTCCATTACTACCGGTGCACCGCCGCCAACCGCTTTATAGGAACGTGACGGGCTGTTCACACCGCCGACGATATGTTGCAGGGCTTCTTCGTGTATTTGTTGTGATTTAGAAAAGTTCATATTTAATTGAATCCTCCTGGTTCATTTGTTTGGTAAAAGAAATGATACGTTATTTTATCATGAATGTGGTAGCGATGTAATGGAAAACGGAATTCCCAAAGCTTCCCGTTTGAGTGTTCCCCCTCACTTGTAATACACTAGTCTCTATGAGCTTTTTTCAAAAGAGTAATCTTCAAATGTTCATATAAAAGAAAGGAAGTAACCTAGATGCATAATGTCATAGAAGTGAATGCACTTCGCAAAGAGTTTAAAGCATATTCTAGTCGTTCTGGTTTAAAGGGAGCGTTCCGCGATCTTTTTACGAGAAACTATAAAATAGTGCCAGCTGTCAACGATGTTTCTTTTACCATTAAACAAGGGGAAATGGTAGGGTACATCGGGGAGAATGGTGCAGGAAAGTCGACCACCATTAAAATGCTGACAGGAATTCTCACTCCGACATCCGGGACCGTTCGCGTTAATGGCATGAACCCCCATAAAGAAAGAGAAGAGTTTGTCCGTTCGATTGGTGTTGTATTCGGTCAGCGCTCCCAGCTTTGGTGGGACATCGCGGTTCAAGAATCGTTCCGCCTCCTGAAAAAAGTATATAAGGTCTCAGACGAGGATTACAACGAGCATATGGAACATGTCATTAAAACGCTCGATATCGGCCATCTCCTCGATAAGCCGGTACGAAAGCTGTCGCTTGGACAGCGGATGCGTTGTGAACTGGCTGCAGCGCTCATTCACAATCCTCCACTACTTTTCTTGGACGAGCCGACAATCGGCTTGGATGTATTGGTAAAGCTTAAGATCCGCCAGTTTTTGAAAGAAATAAACGAAAAATATAAAACAACCATTCTATTAACCACGCATGACATGGCAGACATCGAAGCACTCTGCGAGCGAGTGGTCATGTTAGATGAAGGAAAAGTCATTTATGATGGTTCACTCCAAAAGCTTCGTAACAACTGGGGAGAAGGAAAGCAGATTCGATTCCAGTTCGCTCAAAACGTGACAGAAGAACAACTCACCCCGCTGACTCCAGATCTTGAAGTGCTCTGGAAAA
Proteins encoded in this region:
- a CDS encoding ABC transporter ATP-binding protein gives rise to the protein MHNVIEVNALRKEFKAYSSRSGLKGAFRDLFTRNYKIVPAVNDVSFTIKQGEMVGYIGENGAGKSTTIKMLTGILTPTSGTVRVNGMNPHKEREEFVRSIGVVFGQRSQLWWDIAVQESFRLLKKVYKVSDEDYNEHMEHVIKTLDIGHLLDKPVRKLSLGQRMRCELAAALIHNPPLLFLDEPTIGLDVLVKLKIRQFLKEINEKYKTTILLTTHDMADIEALCERVVMLDEGKVIYDGSLQKLRNNWGEGKQIRFQFAQNVTEEQLTPLTPDLEVLWKNEGKETIWSAVVSKEEEEISELIGRVVGQFAITDLTIQEISTEEIIRNIYDKGMVAGAGTEPTSEKLPVVTHG
- a CDS encoding glutamate-1-semialdehyde 2,1-aminomutase; this encodes MNFSKSQQIHEEALQHIVGGVNSPSRSYKAVGGGAPVVMERAEGAYFWDVDGNKYIDYLAAYGPIITGHAHPHITEAITKAAQTGVLYGTPTPHEVKFAKMLKEAMPGMDKVRFVNSGTEAVMTTIRVARAYTGRDKIIKFAGCYHGHSDLVLVAAGSGPATLGTPDSAGVPKSIANEVITVPFNDIEPFREAMEKWGDQIAGVLVEPIVGNFGIVEPKPGFLQAVNDISHEAGALVIYDEVITAFRFMYGGAQDMLGITPDLTALGKIIGGGLPIGAYGGRAEIMEKVAPLGPAYQAGTMAGNPASILSGIACLEVLQKEGVYEHLDHIGRLLEEGILERAEKYGITITINRLKGALTIYFTDETVVNYEQAENTDGEQFAKFFKLMLNQGINLAPSKYEAWFVTTEHTEEDVRVTLDAVKHAFKELANA
- a CDS encoding glutamate synthase-related protein; the encoded protein is MKNWSPSTFKDFHNAEHDACGIVSAIEKKRIPTKKNIDDCIDALVKMNHRAGFINGEGDGVGIHIDIPRALWKEKLEKADQDASLVNREDFVVGHFFINHHVDVDQVKKEIISILEKESLKLVFASDTVTSSEALGPIAIIQDPVFWQIALVSEKEDCTQAQLFHAAIEIEKNDDVHVASLSNYHAVYKVMGAGDILPKFYHDLANPLVASTMTLGHNRYSTNTLSNFFRVQPFSVLGHNGEINTIAKLRDEATMIGVPLTNGGSDSQDLNRTIDTLISRDGFTLFEALDIVFPPIVNEIKSYPAHLQDLYTYVRETWGHFAQGPAGIISRNKDEAVFSLDALGLRPVWMLQTETSYYFSSEPGIIPTTEYTAEPKPFSPGEKVGMKWDGDTIKVYDYHAYQEEVYQRMNKKFALEGFAERLNAPKLDSYVSTAPLAKVHNGHYAAFGWDREHIQLIEQMAEKGAEPIRSLGHDVPLAAMNPGRNNIADFIKESVAVVTNPAIDRDRETEHFSTRTVLGSRPALQKEDEVPNGYTMELLSPLLVEGQVGMDCAAEMGQPSYDQVVNQFHTQGLTYYVNATCGSDEDITSALDRLKAEAVEAVKDGKTLLIIDDAQAHKDGQLWMDPHLVTAAINEELVQHQYRRKCALMLRSGAIRSLHDVMVAIGLGANAISPYLLFGTVSDDTTKPVVNLFGALTKGMEKVISTIGIHELRGYGRLFSAIGLHKEVEDALGIVNFLGSDKLGFNFTKLKEDAADRAVDFEDEKARPGKSFHLFPRIWKAIGDVAKNGTYDDYREKLDEQETKNPITIRHLTDLKVAGKQPAKEKVNIGVGAHDLPFVIASMSFGSQNEIAFRAYAEAADKLNMVSLNGEGGEIKDMLGKYPKTRGQQVASGRFGVNAELLNSSNLLEIKIGQGAKPGEGGHLPGSKVTAKIAEARNATIGSDLISPSNNHDIYSIEDLAQMIAELKTANDQAKVAVKVPVVPNIGTIAVGIAKAGADIITISGFDGGTGAARIHALQYVGLPVEIGVKAAHNALIESGLRNKVEIWADGGIKSALDCMKVMLLGANRIGFGTLSMIAIGCTTCRGCHLDTCHVGIATQIESEAQAKDHGLRRFVPRQSDLAVQGLMNLFTAFGEELKALTASLGFDNLQEIVGRSDLLEQTRGLESLDLSNLLHTLDVPQLAQKEVAASMEKEKLLVAAGAEYLDYQESDLHESRQFDAVTAEQRVLGSRVSCHRVRGRLDGSYLELPEVELRYNKGSIPGNGLGAYNSTGINIKVEGGAQDGIGKTAFGGSIFVFKYKGKDGKFYNGSVGKGFGYGAQKGALVVQGNADARAGIRLSGADMIIGGKVTTPIPAVEHGNLGVNANIKGFAFEYMTNGRGLVLGDPGPWICAGMTGGAVYLRHQPEMGLTKEALQRRIAKGAKVNIEPLNAAGLKDVEELLSIYHQSLLDQHQLEEAAEIKQMLDNPADFFLQVNPVKEQADPAVSTE